TCGGTAACCGACGAGGCCAGGACGACAATTTGTCTGAGCAACTCCTGGAGGTTGGCCGTTGAACCGATCGATTTGCCTGCTTCATAGAGCGCGTTGAGTTCGTTGATACGCCGCTCCTGGAGCATGGTGGAGATTTTCAGCCGTTCCAGGAGGCTCCGTCTGTCGAGGATTGAACTCCGTCGTTCGAGAGCACGCCTGACCGCCAACTGGAGCTTGGCGAACTCGATCGGCTTCATCAGGTAGTCGTAGGCGCCGCGAGCCACCGCCTCGACCGCCGAGTCCAGAGCTGCATAACCGGTCATAAGGATGACCGGGATTTCCTCGTCGACTTCCTTGACGATGCTGAGTAAGCCGATGCCGTCAAGTTTGGGCATTTTGATGTCGGTGATTACCAGATCGGTTTTGTGTTTGCGGATCGCCTCAGCCGCAGCCGGGGATTCCTGATATGCGTCAACTTCGTAACCGTCGCCGGTAAGCAGCTTTGTCAACGAGTCGCACATGCGCTTCTCGTCGTCGACCAAGATTATTCTTTCAGCAGTCTTTTGCATTCTGATCCTGGTTGTCATCGCCGGCGGCCGGCAGGTCGATCTGGAAACAGCCACCGACGTCTGTGTTCCTATAGGTTATCGACCCACGATGCCTTTTAATTATACCATAGCAAACCGAAAGCCCCAGGCCGGTCCCCTTGCCGGGTTCTTTGGTGGTGAAAAACGGTTCGAAAATCCTGGGGATCAGTTCGGACTGAATCCCCGGTCCGGTATCGCAAAAAGTGACTTGGACATGCTTCGGCGAAGTTCGAATGGCGACCTCCAGACGCCCGCCCGCCTGCATCATGTCAACGGCGTTGATAATGATGTTCAAGAACACCTGTTTGAGATTCTCGGGTACACCGCTCACTTCGGGGCAGTCGCAGCTTAAGTCTCTCACTACTTCAATGTTGCTCGAAGTGAGTTTTCTGTCCATCAGTTGCAGGACCTTTTCGATTAGGCGACAGACATCGACCGGCACATATTTTAGTCCGCGCGGGCGATGGAAATCAAGAAGTTGTCTGACGATGCCCGCAATCCGGTCGATCTCCTCGCTGACTACATCGACATACGAGGTTGCTTCGACATTGTACGACTCTGCCCGCCTGATCAATTGCAGATAGTTCTTGATAATGCCGAGCGGGTTATTAATTTCATGCGCAACTTTGGCCGACATTTCGCCCAGAGCCGCAACGCGCTCCGTCTGCACCAGCTGTTCCTGGGCTTCTCGTAACTGACGGGTGGCCATCTTTTCGGCCGCATAAAGGCGTGCGTTTTCAATTGCCACCGATATCTGGCTGCCGAGCACGGACAAAAACTCAATGTCGTCCATCTCAAACATGCGGTCGGAAATCTTGTCGGAAATGACGAAAACTCCGGTCAGTTTCGATTGATATAGCAGCGGAACAACCAGCCCGGGATGGAATCCTTCCAAAATGAGCTTTTCATCCTGCTGAGCTGTTTTGTCGATCAGTTCGCCTGTGGGCAACGGACGGTTGAGACTGGCAAGATAGGACAACAGCGAAGAACCGGCGGTGAACGAGCGATGCTGGTTGGCTGAATAGTTGGCGCCCCTGGCCTTGGCCTGGACCAGTCGGGTGGGGTCTTCCTCCGCCGGCAGATAGATAGCCGCCCTGGATGCGCCTACCTGGGCCAGGGCCGTCAGGATGAAGGTGTCCAGCAGCGTGTCGTAATCAAGGACGGAATTGAAATTGCGACTGATCTCAAATACAGTATAAAGGTCAAAAATCTTTCGCTTCAGCTGCCGGTTGGTCCCGGTCAGGGAAGCGACTTTTTCGGCGAACTCCTCAAGCTTCAGAACCTCACGAGCTGTGGAAGAAGGGTCGTTCTTCACAGCTTGGTTCGCCTTGGGCACAGAAGATGAGCTGTCCTTTTTCTTGTTAATGTCGGCGCACATGGCTATTTGAGTTTCTCAAGGTACTCCCCGACCAGATAATGGGAGCCGGCAACAACTATAGTATCGTCAGGCCGGCACCTTTTCACAAGGCGCTGGAACGCCGAAACAAGACTGCCGGACTGATAGACCGGTACACCGGAAAAGTCCACTCCACTGGTCAACTCATCAAGATCAGCCCGGCGTCTGGTCTTTAGGGGTACCAGGTGGAACTCAAGGGCGATCTGATTCAGCAGGCGGAACATCTCCCGATGGGGTTTGCGCTGGACAAAGCCGGTTATTATGTGCGCTTTTCGCCCTTTGAAGCGAGCCCCGAAAGTCTTTACAAAGGCTGCGACGCCGGCTGCATTGTGACAGACATCTAAAACAACGGTCGGTTGGCCACGGCGTTTGAGTACTTGAAACCGGCCCGGCCATTGGACCTGTCTCAGACCCTTTCGCATGGCCTCAACAGGAATGGAGATGCCGAGTTTGTCGATTATGCTCAGCGCTTTCAGGGCCAGCGCGGCGTTGGTAAGCTGATGGTGACCGGCCAGCGCGGTGGACAGTTTTGTCAGGCGCCATCCGTTGGCTTGAAAATCGAAACTTAGCTCTGACGGGTGGGTCTTGAAATCCGAACTGGTCAAACGGTGCATCGGTGCGCCCAGTTCTTTGCAGCGCCGTTGAATCTCCAGGCGAGCAATGTCCGGCAAGAGGCTGATCAGGTGAGCAGCGGAGGGCTTAATGATTCCGGCTTTTTCGTAGGCGATCTTTCTGAGCGAAGTGCCGAGGATTTCGGTGTGGTCGCGGCTGATATCGGTAGTTATTGTCAGGATCGGCGCCAAAACATTGGTGGCGTCGAGCCGACCGCCCAGTCCGGTCTCGATCACGGCCAGGTCGACCCGGGCCCGTTTGAAATAATCTAAGGCCATGGCTGTGATCAGCTCGAAAAACGACAACTTGCGGCGGGCCAGTTCGCGTCGGTGGCGGTCGATAAAAGCCGTTACTGAACGTCGTGGAATCATACGACCATCCACCCGCATTCTCTCGCGAAGAGTGACCAGGTGCGGGGAGGTGAACAGTCCGGTTCTGTAACCACTGGTGCCAAGGATGCCGGCTATCATAGCCGCCGTGGAACCTTTGCCGTTGGTTCCGGCCAGATGGATAGTCGGGTAGGCATGCTGCGGTGAGCCGATATCTTCAAGGAACTGCGCGATGTTCTCAAGCCCCAGCTTCATGCCGAAAAACTCCCGAGAGAGAATGAATCTTTCGGCTGAAACATAGCTATGTTCCAACGCTATTTTCTCCACATTGCGCGAAGGAGTTTGACCACGGTGTTGCGCAGGTCCTGGCGGGGGACGATTTTGTCGAGGAATCCTTTTTCGAGAAAGAACTCAGAGGATTGAAATCCCTCCGGAAGGTCCTGGCCGATCGTCTGCTGAATCACCCGCGGTCCGGCGAAACCGAGCAGGGCCTTTGGTTCTGCGATAATCACGTCGCCGAGTGAGGCATACGAGGCCATGACTCCGGCCGTGGTCGGATTGGTCAGAATGGAGATGTAAGGGATACACTTCTCCGACAGGATGGCCAACAGCGCCGACGTTTTGGCCATCTGCATCAGCGAAAGGATACCCTCCTGCATCCGAGCGCCACCGGAGCATGAGACGATAATCAGCGGTACTTCTTGTTCGATAGCCCGCTCGATCGCTCGACCGATTTTCTCTCCGACTACCGAGCCCATCGACCCGCCGATAAACGAAAAATCCATGATTGCAAACGACACCGGGATTTTTTCGATGCCGGCCATACCGGCCGTGACTCCCTCCACCGCACCCGACTTCTGTTGCGCCGCCTTGATGCGGTCGGGATATTTCTTGGAGTCTTTGAACTTGAGCGGGTCTTTTGAGGTCAGGTCCTTATCGTATTCTTCGAGTTTGCCGCCATCGAGCAAAAGACCGATATACTTGCGGCTGGAAATCCGAAAGTGAAAGCTACAGTTGGGACAGACCCACAACAGTTGCTCCATTTTTTTACTGTAGACAATCTCGCCGCACGAGGTGCACTTGGTCCATAACCCTTCCGGGATGTTCTTCTTTTCTTTGGACTCAATGCCGGATTTTGATTTCTTAAACCATTCCATAGTACAGTCACGCTTTTGCGCATCAGTCGCGCTGGTGCTTGTTACCAAGATAGTACACCATCACCTGTGCATCCTCTACCGGGTTTTGGTAGTAGTTGGGACGCCTGTACAACTGATGAAAATCGTGCTTTCTGTAAAAAGCTACGGCTTCGACATTACTGGGCCGCACTTCCAACAGAAGGCATTCACATTTTGCCTCAGTCACGATCCGTAAAATACGGTCAAGGATATGTTTGGCAACCGATTTTCTGCGATACCCTTCGGCCACAGCAATGTTGGTCAGGTGCGCTTCGACGTCGATAATCAAGTAGCACGCATAAGCCACCACCAGGCCGTCGATTTCGGCAACCAGAGCGCCCCATGAAGGTTCGGTCAGGGCTTCGGCAAAGGCACTTATCGACCAGGGATCGGAGAACAATTGTTGCTCCATGCGGCCGACCAGCGGCAGGTCTTCTTCAACCATGGGCCTGATCGTTACCACCGGGTTGTCAGTCTTTTCGGCGTTGCTCATAGCGAATCTCGGCTTGGGACTTCTGGATGTACAGAGGTTCCAGGCTGCTCAGGTCATCAAGGTCGCTGGCCTCAAGCCGGCTCATGCCGATCTCAAGAATATCCGAGGCATCAAACTCAAGACACCATGGCACCGAGGCATCCGACATAGGATTCAAGTGATCCGGCAGCTCAAAGCCAATGGTGGTAACTGAGCGCCCGGCCACAAACTGCTCGAACTGTTCCACTCGGACGGAGCGGACCTGTTCGGGATCAACGCGCCCCCGGCTGAACAGTCCAACAAAACTCTCATCGGCCTTAAACGGCACGACCACGCAAACGTCACTTGAAACCTCGCGCAGTTTGTGACAAGCTATATCAAAGAGCGACACACCGACCACCGGGATACCCAGGGCCTCAGCCATTCCTTTGGCCGCCGCCAGGGATATCCTCAAGCCGGTAAACGAACCGGGACCGATACAGACCACTATAGCATCAATCTGATCGCTCTTCGCTGAGGCGCTGTTCAGCAGGTCCTGGACTTTGCGCATCAACACTTGTCCGTGTGAGGTTCCGACGTTTTCGCTCAGTTTCACAAAACGATCATCGCCGAACTTCAGGGCCAGGTTCATCTGTGATGTCGAAGTGTCGATGGCCAGGATATGTCGGTAGGTTGCGGCCATTATGATTTCACGTGAGTTAGGTTTATCTGCCGTGTCTTTTCATCAATAATCTGAAAGTCCACCAGGTAATAGGCCGGGGGCAAACATTCGGCAGCCTTGTCACCCCACTCAACGACGATCAGACCCCGACGCCCGAGATAATCGTCCCAACCGATTTCGTATAGTTCCGACGGGTCCTGCACTCTATAGAGATCGAAATGAAAAAGCGGACGTTCACCCGGGTATTCGTTGACGACCGTATATGAAGGTGAATTGACAGTTTCTGTATCCAGCCCCAATGCCTCGGCCAGACCGCGCACGAACACCGTTTTGCCGGCGCCCAATTCCCCCTTGAGCACCAGGAGATCTCCGGGTCTCAATAGCGGGACCAGTTTGGAGGCGAGCGCCTGTGTCTCAGTCTCACCGTGCGACACGATTTTTATCTCAAATGTCAACGGCTTACCTCGGTGTCATGACGGCCAGGGGCACGACCATCTCTTCAAGTGAAACACCGCCGTGCTGGAAGGAGTTCATAAACTGACGCACCATCTCGTTGTAGTTGTTGGGATAAACGAAGTAGAAATCTTCCTTGGCGATAATGTAGGTGGTAGCTAAGGTCATCATGGGAAGACGGTATTGCGCCGGTTTCTTGATGAGTATAGAATCCTTCGGGTCGGAGTTGAGGTTGTCGCCGTACTTGTAGCGAAGGTTGGTCGAGGTCGATCGCTTGCCGTGCGCGATGGTGCCTCGCTGGCAGAGTATGGAACCATGGTCGGAGGTCACTATCACGGTAAAATCGCGCGCCGCGAAAGCCTTCAGTATGGTAAACAGCGGCGAGTGGGTGAACCAGCTCTTCATCAAAGAACGAAAGGCGGCATCATCGCCGGCAATCTCCTTCAGAATCATGTTGTTGGACCTACCGTGGGCCAGGATGTCCAGAAAGTTGAACACAAAAGTTACCATCGAACTGTCGTAGAAATCAGCTATCCGTTTGGCCAGAGC
The nucleotide sequence above comes from Candidatus Zixiibacteriota bacterium. Encoded proteins:
- the tsaE gene encoding tRNA (adenosine(37)-N6)-threonylcarbamoyltransferase complex ATPase subunit type 1 TsaE produces the protein MTFEIKIVSHGETETQALASKLVPLLRPGDLLVLKGELGAGKTVFVRGLAEALGLDTETVNSPSYTVVNEYPGERPLFHFDLYRVQDPSELYEIGWDDYLGRRGLIVVEWGDKAAECLPPAYYLVDFQIIDEKTRQINLTHVKS
- a CDS encoding ATP-binding protein, which gives rise to MKNDPSSTAREVLKLEEFAEKVASLTGTNRQLKRKIFDLYTVFEISRNFNSVLDYDTLLDTFILTALAQVGASRAAIYLPAEEDPTRLVQAKARGANYSANQHRSFTAGSSLLSYLASLNRPLPTGELIDKTAQQDEKLILEGFHPGLVVPLLYQSKLTGVFVISDKISDRMFEMDDIEFLSVLGSQISVAIENARLYAAEKMATRQLREAQEQLVQTERVAALGEMSAKVAHEINNPLGIIKNYLQLIRRAESYNVEATSYVDVVSEEIDRIAGIVRQLLDFHRPRGLKYVPVDVCRLIEKVLQLMDRKLTSSNIEVVRDLSCDCPEVSGVPENLKQVFLNIIINAVDMMQAGGRLEVAIRTSPKHVQVTFCDTGPGIQSELIPRIFEPFFTTKEPGKGTGLGLSVCYGIIKRHRGSITYRNTDVGGCFQIDLPAAGDDNQDQNAKDC
- the accD gene encoding acetyl-CoA carboxylase, carboxyltransferase subunit beta, encoding MEWFKKSKSGIESKEKKNIPEGLWTKCTSCGEIVYSKKMEQLLWVCPNCSFHFRISSRKYIGLLLDGGKLEEYDKDLTSKDPLKFKDSKKYPDRIKAAQQKSGAVEGVTAGMAGIEKIPVSFAIMDFSFIGGSMGSVVGEKIGRAIERAIEQEVPLIIVSCSGGARMQEGILSLMQMAKTSALLAILSEKCIPYISILTNPTTAGVMASYASLGDVIIAEPKALLGFAGPRVIQQTIGQDLPEGFQSSEFFLEKGFLDKIVPRQDLRNTVVKLLRAMWRK
- a CDS encoding bifunctional folylpolyglutamate synthase/dihydrofolate synthase, yielding MEHSYVSAERFILSREFFGMKLGLENIAQFLEDIGSPQHAYPTIHLAGTNGKGSTAAMIAGILGTSGYRTGLFTSPHLVTLRERMRVDGRMIPRRSVTAFIDRHRRELARRKLSFFELITAMALDYFKRARVDLAVIETGLGGRLDATNVLAPILTITTDISRDHTEILGTSLRKIAYEKAGIIKPSAAHLISLLPDIARLEIQRRCKELGAPMHRLTSSDFKTHPSELSFDFQANGWRLTKLSTALAGHHQLTNAALALKALSIIDKLGISIPVEAMRKGLRQVQWPGRFQVLKRRGQPTVVLDVCHNAAGVAAFVKTFGARFKGRKAHIITGFVQRKPHREMFRLLNQIALEFHLVPLKTRRRADLDELTSGVDFSGVPVYQSGSLVSAFQRLVKRCRPDDTIVVAGSHYLVGEYLEKLK
- the rimI gene encoding ribosomal protein S18-alanine N-acetyltransferase; its protein translation is MSNAEKTDNPVVTIRPMVEEDLPLVGRMEQQLFSDPWSISAFAEALTEPSWGALVAEIDGLVVAYACYLIIDVEAHLTNIAVAEGYRRKSVAKHILDRILRIVTEAKCECLLLEVRPSNVEAVAFYRKHDFHQLYRRPNYYQNPVEDAQVMVYYLGNKHQRD
- the tsaB gene encoding tRNA (adenosine(37)-N6)-threonylcarbamoyltransferase complex dimerization subunit type 1 TsaB; translation: MAATYRHILAIDTSTSQMNLALKFGDDRFVKLSENVGTSHGQVLMRKVQDLLNSASAKSDQIDAIVVCIGPGSFTGLRISLAAAKGMAEALGIPVVGVSLFDIACHKLREVSSDVCVVVPFKADESFVGLFSRGRVDPEQVRSVRVEQFEQFVAGRSVTTIGFELPDHLNPMSDASVPWCLEFDASDILEIGMSRLEASDLDDLSSLEPLYIQKSQAEIRYEQRRKD